A segment of the Triticum urartu cultivar G1812 chromosome 1, Tu2.1, whole genome shotgun sequence genome:
TTTACCCTTTTTGAAAACAAATCGCATTCAATTACCTTATATATAAAAGTGATGGTGTACAAGACTCCACATAGCTCAAGCTGTGCTCACAAGTCATAACAGGGCAAATTCTTCTGCTCATAAGTCTCAGGTTCCTTGTTCATAGGACTTACTTTTATTATAAGTAACATGCATTAGAGTGCTGATATCCCAAATCCGCTTTGTCTATTATGCTACTTGAAAAAAAGTGGCTGGTGTTAATGCATATGCTGTCACTAGTTGCCAGGTATGATGGTCTTGTAAAAACAGATATCCTTTTCATGACTTGTTTAATGCTGAACAAAGATCTTCAGTAGACTAATGTATTTCCTTAGTTTGGCTTTACAGTTGCATTGTGATAGACGTTTCAATCTAAATGATTATATATAATTGGGGGTAAATATCATGCCAAAATGGGCTATTTTGTAAGGAAACAGTGGGAGGCCCTGCTCTATATCTCCAGGGACTTGTTTCTTTTTTAGCAGGGTTTGATCTTTGAAATTTTGCACGGCATACAACTTGCACCCTCCTCTGTTAATATTTATTTAAAAATTTGGAAAGTTTGTTCCGAACGGTCACTGATTTGTTGCATTTTCACTCCCGTTGTAGCTAGTGCAGCAATTTTAAGCTATGAGCAATCATGTTTTAATTTATTTAGAGCTACCAATGAACTTTCATTTCACCGGATCCTCCCTATCTTGTTTCAATGCATTTGGCAGTGTCGTTTCCTGATTATGTTTTCCTCAGCTTGATCATTCCTTTCTTACGTTTGGGAGAAATAGTCACGGGCGGTGAGCACTTCCCCTTGACATCTGATGCATTCAAGATGGTCCTCACAGGCCACGCCTCAAAGGACGTGCTACTCAGCATTTTTCACGCGGTTAGTAAAATTGCTTCGGCCATCAAGTTTATCTCATCCATAAGAAATGAGCATTGTGTCGTCTTGTTCTCTGAAAACAGTACCATGACTGTTGCCGTTGTTGAATGAATACAGATTCTTGGCTGGATGGTTGCTGCACCGTTTGTGATGGCTGGGCTGTACACCTTGTCCGTCCCTTGTTTCAAGTACCTGGTCGGCAGGTTTGGCGTCATCCCTTCGAGCCCCAGGACGCCGATGAAAGCGGTATAATGTAGCTGTTTCCCCCTAAAGCAACTTTATTACGTTTCTGAAGCCGTGTGCGTGAATTCCTTATATTGCCCGATTGAGATGGCCCGGCCATCCTAACTTCTGAACTCCGGCGCATAAATAGGCTTGCAGAGGCATATACTCGTTGAGCTGAGGTGGTGTAATTCTCAATATATTTTTAAGTTGTAGCAAATCTttccctttttttcttcttcttacgAACAAGTGTGCGACCCGATTCACCTGTTTCAAAACTGATGATATTTATTCATTCATTACTTTGGAAACTATGGCCTGTTCATTCCGTTTGAGACATGTTTCTGTTTATCTCTCCTAGGTTTTGCTTTGCCCAAATGAATCCGAATCCGAATCCGAAAATGGGGCAGTACCATTGCTCGTCCACGCCGACTGATCTTGTGGTGCGTGTCATCTGGACATCATCAGCCATTCTCACCTGCATTTGTGTCTCATGGCACCATGTTATGTAAACTGTGGGCATGTTGTGTTGTCTTCTTATCTGATTGTATTGTGTTAACTGCTGTTATGTGCTCCCGTTAGGGGCTGCTCGCGTATTCTCGCGTAGCTGTAGGCTGATATGTGTGTATATATAAAGGTAACGAGTGTTGTGTATGATGCTATCTCTAATACGTACGATACAGCAACATGGAACATCTGCAATGCACAGGAGTTTGGACGAGCCTGACTTGCGTCTCTGAAGCTGTTCCATGTTGCACGCTATTCTGGAGCAATAACCACGCCATGACTACATTGCGCATTCTGGAGCAACAACCATGCTTTGAGAGCTCGTGCTTCGTCGATCGGTCGGTTCTTCGAAAACATGTAAATCCTCTGAGCAACTCGCCGTTAAGAAAGTCATTCTGCATAAGTATGTGAGATAGAATGCCATAGGAAGAAGATGGTGAACAGTGGTCAATTATAACACTAAAAATAATGGAGGCCTTCTGGGCCTTATGGACGGTTTGATCATGAGGCTAGATTCTCCTGCTCCCATATCATGAGCAACAGTTTTAAgcctttttagagatttcaatatggattacatatggagcaaaatgagtaaatctacactctaaaatattgtctatatacatccatatgtagtccataatgaaatctacactctaaaatatgtctatatactaCATATTGCTTTCATTTCACATGAAGATTGTTTCTCAAACTCTCCTGCAAAGTAATTCCATGATGGAAATCATTTAACTTTTATCACCTCCAACTTCTCATTGTGCAGTAAACTTGCACTAAAGCAAGAAAGAACAAATAATTTGGCCACCAATTACAGAGCCCAAATGCAAAACCTCATTTGAACATGCTGCAGCAAACTTGCTCCAAGAGCTTTTCTTCAGCTGCCTCTTCTCACTTTGTCAGCAAAGGGCATTAGGAGTGGGTGGGTGCAACAAAAATCATCTATTCCATAGCACATATTGATCTGAAATATATATAGCAACATGGACATACATACAAGACTAGTGTTGGTTTACTTGTTGATCCAAAATCATGTAGTCCGATCGCCGACCAACAACACACGATCCCCATATCAAACACACGACCATCAGTCGATTCATACCAATAAGGTATTAATTTGTGCATCAAGAAGCGCTAGTTTTTTGAACAGATAGTGGCTACGACGACATTACGCATTCGAAACATAACTGAAGAAATAGCTAtgaggaggggaggggagagtCTCTATTGCTACCAGTACCAAGTACCAACAGATATCTTGATACAGCTTATGCGCTAAGAGCATGTATGCCTGTCGACACATATATAATAGGGTTCAGGAACCATGTTCGATCGATCACCAGTAGTCGCCGCACGAGCACTTGCCCTCCTTGAAATGGTGGAACCGCTTGTTGTCCCTCACGATGAGCTCCCGCCCCACGATCCTCGACATGATCTTGATGGCGTTGTGGCAGTCCCCGCAGATCCTGAGGTTCTTGATGATGCGCAGCGGGGTCCTGGCCGGGGTGCTGATCAGGCCGTAGGCGATGGCCAGCCGCTCGCTGTGGTACAGCAGCGCCTGCTCCTTGGCCTCCTGGTCAATGTCGTGGAGCACGTACCTCGTGTCGGGGACGTAGCGCTGCTCGTTCACCACCTTCTTCTCGATCTTGGGCGGCAGCCTGTACTCCCCCAGCTTGTTCCTCCCGTCGAGCATGTTGATCCCGAGCCGCCGCTTCGGGGGAGGGGTCGGGAGCTTCTTGGGGTTGGCCTTGGAGGGGTCGAGCGAGACCAGCAGCTCCTCCGCCCGGTCCTCGAGGTCAATGTCGCCGTTCATGCGCGCCAGGTTCAGGAGCGACTCCCAGATCATGGCATTGGGCTCGAAAGGCAGCTTCTCGATGTACTCCACGGCCTCGTTGAGGTGCCCCGACTTGCCCAGCACCTCGATGATCCCGACGTAGTGCTCCATGCCGGGCTCGATGCCGTGGTCCCGGGACATGGCGTCGAAGTAGAGGAAGGCCTCCTCG
Coding sequences within it:
- the LOC125532030 gene encoding uncharacterized protein LOC125532030; this translates as MAVVLAWLNARVVDPLLQVIQRGAEPKQLAFSAALGVTIGVFPICGTTVIIGGLAVAMLGARCNAVTVMVLNLAATPLELSLIIPFLRLGEIVTGGEHFPLTSDAFKMVLTGHASKDVLLSIFHAILGWMVAAPFVMAGLYTLSVPCFKYLVGRFGVIPSSPRTPMKAVLLCPNESESESENGAVPLLVHAD